A part of Ammoniphilus sp. CFH 90114 genomic DNA contains:
- a CDS encoding ATP-binding protein encodes MARKPEKNLNYNFTPSLRGSQIEANYSQQTIDSHCGNPFIEALPPIFEEEYVALKIARYPKYQDEHRKLGKQTRLHLVQEIADYVETLPFHLRVEQRLSRLLRHGYKARNPFSPEFVRQFHIGFDKLLEEGVDDNGVNLAGVRSTANAFAMVGVSGQGKTTAIESSLLLYPQVIHHSQFNGQPFILKQLVWLKLNCPFDGSLKGLCINFFQAVDSVIGTKYFQKFVSNGRNSVDVLIPIMAQIASLHGLGVLVIDEIQNLSTMKSGGAEQMLNYFTQLINTIGVPVIAIGTFKAMKILSGSFSQARRSTGQGDVIIDRLIEGEEWSYFIERLWRYQWTAKKTALNDPLKKAMYELSQGIIDIAVKLYMLAQWEAIGESEQISVSLLKHVAKRDMQLVQPILKLMKQNKKEALLLVDDLYPKWDVFNEFLERSKEKVNLEGEIRKQIYKEEKVKQDHDKYMDLVKTAVEFGAPLDVAEQIAKQVIKEHEVEQDLVFLKRAVVNAIPSHTISSTDTKSNSTNKRKKVNPILEPNDIRGVVINKEIREEEVYEKLLERGNILSKEELFGLGS; translated from the coding sequence ATGGCTAGAAAACCAGAAAAAAATTTGAACTACAACTTTACACCAAGCTTAAGAGGAAGTCAAATTGAAGCGAATTACTCTCAACAAACTATTGATAGTCATTGCGGGAACCCATTTATAGAGGCACTTCCCCCAATTTTTGAGGAGGAGTATGTAGCCTTAAAAATAGCCAGATATCCAAAGTACCAAGATGAACATAGAAAACTTGGAAAACAGACTCGGCTTCATCTTGTGCAGGAAATTGCTGATTATGTTGAAACTCTCCCTTTTCATTTAAGAGTAGAACAAAGATTATCAAGACTATTGAGACATGGATATAAAGCTAGAAATCCTTTCTCACCAGAATTTGTAAGACAGTTCCATATTGGTTTTGACAAGCTTTTAGAGGAGGGTGTGGATGATAACGGGGTTAACTTAGCTGGTGTACGATCAACAGCCAATGCATTTGCAATGGTAGGAGTAAGTGGACAGGGGAAAACGACAGCGATTGAAAGTTCACTATTACTGTATCCACAGGTAATTCATCATTCCCAATTTAATGGTCAACCATTTATTCTTAAACAGTTAGTTTGGCTAAAGTTAAATTGTCCTTTTGATGGTTCTTTAAAAGGTTTATGTATTAATTTTTTTCAGGCGGTAGATTCAGTTATAGGGACCAAGTATTTTCAAAAGTTTGTATCCAATGGAAGAAATTCAGTAGATGTTTTAATACCAATTATGGCTCAGATTGCCTCCCTCCATGGTCTTGGTGTACTGGTAATTGATGAAATTCAAAACTTGAGTACCATGAAGAGTGGTGGAGCCGAGCAAATGCTGAACTACTTTACACAACTAATAAATACAATTGGCGTTCCAGTCATAGCCATTGGGACATTTAAGGCCATGAAAATATTATCTGGATCATTTAGTCAGGCTAGAAGGAGCACAGGTCAAGGGGATGTAATTATTGATAGGCTAATAGAAGGAGAAGAATGGAGTTATTTTATTGAAAGACTTTGGAGATATCAATGGACTGCCAAGAAGACAGCGCTGAATGATCCTTTAAAGAAGGCGATGTATGAATTATCGCAAGGTATTATTGATATTGCAGTTAAACTTTATATGCTAGCACAGTGGGAAGCTATTGGTGAGAGTGAACAAATCTCAGTATCCTTATTAAAACATGTTGCTAAGCGAGATATGCAATTAGTTCAACCTATCTTAAAGTTAATGAAGCAAAATAAAAAGGAAGCATTGTTACTAGTTGATGATTTATATCCTAAGTGGGATGTTTTTAATGAGTTTCTCGAGAGATCTAAAGAAAAGGTGAATTTGGAAGGAGAAATAAGAAAGCAAATATACAAAGAAGAGAAAGTTAAACAAGATCATGACAAGTACATGGACCTAGTAAAAACAGCGGTCGAGTTTGGAGCTCCTTTAGATGTTGCTGAACAAATTGCTAAACAAGTGATTAAGGAACATGAAGTGGAACAGGACTTGGTCTTCCTAAAAAGGGCAGTTGTTAATGCGATACCTTCTCATACTATATCAAGTACAGATACAAAGAGTAATTCCACTAATAAAAGGAAAAAGGTAAATCCAATTCTTGAGCCTAACGATATCAGGGGGGTAGTGATAAATAAGGAAATTAGAGAAGAAGAAGTATATGAAAAACTTCTTGAGAGAGGAAATATTCTAAGCAAAGAGGAATTGTTTGGCTTAGGATCATAG
- a CDS encoding Mu transposase C-terminal domain-containing protein: MNKNLGFGNQTSLNKCDRDSKGRSQGVGQIFMVESTTADVYLVSSYDYKQIIGRPVVYMVVDVWSCMIVGIYVGIEGPSELGMMMAIENTVADKVEYCAELGVMISEDDWPCHYLPKYIYADRGEMESHNAGFMVRGIDVKIKNTPPYTPLKEFIEKKFRAIGLMCQEWMPGAVKKEYQKRGETDFVLEAKLTIKGFTRLLVEMVLHHNNFHYMDDYPLDKALSIDKVRPIPRELWNWGVGRNHYLKDIPLDIEGLNVLPEASVTASRNGVYFQGMYFGSEELVDQEWFVRGKSMKIKISYDKRCMNYVYIKTKDGLGFVKCHLLEKSTRFRDLSLEEIKEKQNEEKLDRSLYMLSTGLQSELELNEKLYAIVKSEEEKTCNLFDRSLQNIKRN, translated from the coding sequence ATGAATAAGAATTTAGGATTTGGAAATCAGACTAGTCTTAATAAATGTGATAGGGATTCTAAAGGTAGATCTCAGGGAGTAGGCCAAATTTTTATGGTGGAGTCAACTACAGCTGATGTATATCTAGTTAGTTCTTATGATTATAAACAAATTATAGGAAGACCCGTGGTTTATATGGTCGTAGATGTCTGGAGTTGTATGATTGTAGGGATATATGTTGGAATTGAGGGACCTTCTGAGCTGGGAATGATGATGGCAATTGAGAATACGGTTGCTGATAAAGTTGAATATTGTGCAGAGTTAGGTGTAATGATTTCTGAGGATGATTGGCCTTGCCATTATCTACCTAAATACATATACGCAGATCGTGGAGAAATGGAAAGTCATAATGCAGGTTTCATGGTAAGAGGAATTGATGTGAAAATAAAAAACACACCGCCGTACACTCCACTAAAGGAGTTTATTGAGAAGAAATTCCGGGCCATAGGTCTTATGTGTCAAGAATGGATGCCAGGTGCAGTGAAAAAAGAGTACCAGAAACGCGGTGAAACGGATTTTGTTTTGGAAGCAAAACTGACTATAAAAGGGTTTACACGTTTGTTAGTTGAAATGGTGCTTCATCATAATAATTTCCACTATATGGATGATTATCCTTTAGACAAGGCCCTTTCAATCGACAAAGTGAGACCGATTCCTAGGGAATTATGGAACTGGGGGGTAGGTCGTAATCATTACTTAAAAGACATACCTCTTGATATCGAAGGACTCAATGTACTTCCGGAGGCTTCAGTTACAGCTAGTCGTAATGGGGTATATTTTCAAGGAATGTATTTTGGAAGTGAAGAATTAGTCGATCAAGAATGGTTTGTAAGAGGAAAATCAATGAAGATCAAGATTTCTTATGATAAAAGATGTATGAATTATGTTTACATTAAAACAAAGGACGGGCTGGGATTTGTTAAATGTCATTTACTTGAAAAATCAACTCGTTTTAGAGATTTAAGTTTGGAAGAAATTAAAGAAAAACAAAATGAGGAAAAATTAGATCGCAGCTTATATATGTTGTCTACTGGATTACAATCCGAATTAGAACTTAATGAGAAATTATACGCAATTGTAAAATCAGAGGAGGAAAAAACATGTAATTTATTTGACCGAAGTTTACAGAACATAAAAAGGAATTAA
- a CDS encoding Mu transposase C-terminal domain-containing protein, with product MKLFINNIIEYRDDKLEVILIERILWISKESNSVVTISIMDEKRGVPVFKSLDALEYDLINGRCSKLDWDPYGRYMVPENQLSEKEISFRDHAWSLIKDYINLEPQIFDPKQRYEIIRKICESKKVGKKFLYKYFRYYWMGGKTENALVPRFGNCGGRGKNKEPKQKMGRPRKTKIIDPDYAGVKVTETTRKIFDAALSEFYDSTKKDSVKFAYVRMLSKYYSVGTTTKNGVEIPIIPPEYQLPSLAQFRYHLRKKRNQRRTLISREGETTFNRDFRPVLGSETRRANGPGQIFEVDATIADVYLVSSDDPNQIIGRPVVYMVVDVWSHMIVGLYVGLEGPSWQGMTMAIENTAADKVAFCTQLGIDITEDEWPCHHLPEYIYADRGEMESHHADSLARAIGVKIKNTPPYRPDLKGIIEQKFLTINLTLQPWMPGAVKKEYQKRGGTDYVLDAKLTIKGFTRLLIEMVLHHNNFHYMEHYPLDKALSIDKVRAIPRELWNWGVARNHYLKEIPLDILRLNVLPEATVTASRDGVYFQGMYFGNEELVDQGWFIRGNSVKIKIAYDRRCMNHIYIKAEDGLGFVKCHLLEKSSRFRDLSLEEIKEIQNEEKIDRSLYLSTELQSQVELNAKLEAIVKSEEQKTNQAIDTNLTKLERKANIKYNKKAEREKIRKEQYFELSPNDKQVDKQSDSAEAEDVYIPRSKLGFLSTITKGNRTYE from the coding sequence ATGAAGCTATTTATCAACAACATTATAGAATACAGAGATGACAAGTTGGAAGTGATATTAATTGAAAGGATATTATGGATATCAAAAGAGTCTAATAGTGTGGTTACCATTTCAATCATGGATGAAAAAAGGGGAGTGCCGGTTTTCAAGTCACTGGATGCATTAGAATATGATTTGATCAATGGGAGATGCTCTAAGTTAGATTGGGACCCATATGGCCGGTATATGGTTCCAGAAAATCAGTTAAGCGAGAAGGAGATTTCATTCAGAGATCATGCTTGGTCGTTAATCAAGGATTATATAAATTTAGAACCACAAATTTTTGATCCTAAACAACGTTATGAAATAATACGAAAAATTTGCGAGTCCAAAAAAGTAGGCAAAAAATTTCTTTATAAGTATTTTAGGTACTACTGGATGGGTGGGAAAACAGAAAATGCATTAGTTCCCCGGTTTGGCAATTGTGGCGGGAGAGGTAAAAATAAGGAACCAAAACAAAAAATGGGGAGACCAAGAAAAACCAAGATAATAGATCCGGATTATGCTGGGGTCAAAGTAACAGAGACAACTAGAAAAATTTTTGATGCAGCTCTTTCAGAGTTTTATGATAGTACAAAAAAGGATTCAGTTAAATTTGCGTATGTTAGGATGCTTTCCAAATATTATTCAGTTGGAACAACTACAAAGAATGGCGTTGAGATTCCTATCATTCCACCTGAGTATCAATTGCCTAGCCTAGCTCAGTTTCGATACCATCTTCGTAAGAAACGAAATCAACGAAGAACACTGATTTCAAGAGAAGGGGAGACCACTTTTAACCGCGATTTTAGACCGGTTCTAGGTTCTGAAACAAGAAGAGCAAACGGACCAGGTCAAATCTTTGAAGTTGATGCAACAATAGCTGATGTATATTTAGTTAGTTCAGATGATCCCAACCAAATTATTGGAAGACCGGTCGTTTATATGGTTGTAGATGTTTGGAGTCATATGATCGTAGGGTTGTACGTTGGTCTCGAAGGACCTTCTTGGCAGGGAATGACGATGGCTATTGAAAACACTGCCGCTGATAAAGTAGCATTCTGCACCCAGTTAGGTATAGATATAACAGAGGATGAATGGCCTTGTCATCACCTTCCTGAGTACATTTATGCAGATCGTGGAGAGATGGAAAGTCACCATGCCGATTCTTTGGCAAGGGCAATTGGTGTGAAAATAAAAAACACACCTCCGTACCGACCAGACCTAAAGGGGATTATTGAGCAAAAATTTCTCACTATAAATCTTACGTTACAGCCATGGATGCCAGGTGCAGTAAAAAAAGAGTACCAGAAACGCGGTGGAACTGATTATGTTTTGGACGCAAAACTGACTATAAAAGGGTTTACACGTTTGTTAATTGAAATGGTGCTTCATCATAATAATTTTCACTATATGGAGCATTACCCTTTAGACAAGGCGCTTTCTATTGACAAAGTGAGAGCAATTCCTAGGGAGCTATGGAATTGGGGTGTAGCGCGTAATCATTATTTAAAAGAGATACCTCTTGACATTCTGAGACTTAATGTACTACCGGAGGCTACAGTCACAGCTAGTCGTGATGGAGTATATTTTCAAGGGATGTATTTTGGAAACGAGGAATTAGTTGATCAAGGATGGTTTATAAGAGGGAATTCAGTGAAAATCAAGATTGCTTACGATAGACGTTGTATGAATCATATATACATTAAGGCGGAAGATGGGTTGGGATTTGTCAAATGTCACTTGCTTGAAAAATCATCTCGTTTTAGAGATTTGAGTTTGGAAGAAATTAAAGAGATACAAAATGAGGAAAAAATTGATCGCAGCTTGTATCTGTCTACTGAATTACAATCCCAAGTAGAACTGAATGCCAAATTAGAAGCAATTGTAAAGTCAGAAGAGCAAAAAACAAATCAGGCAATTGATACAAACCTGACAAAATTAGAGAGAAAAGCGAACATTAAATATAACAAGAAGGCTGAGCGAGAGAAAATACGAAAAGAACAGTATTTTGAATTGTCACCTAATGATAAACAGGTAGATAAACAATCTGACTCAGCAGAGGCAGAAGATGTATATATTCCAAGATCAAAATTAGGATTTCTATCAACTATAACTAAAGGAAACAGGACATATGAATAA